A single Maniola hyperantus chromosome 11, iAphHyp1.2, whole genome shotgun sequence DNA region contains:
- the LOC117986436 gene encoding histone-lysine N-methyltransferase SUV39H2-like isoform X1 encodes MTSNESQARSNLHQQDLSKLDVTKLSALSPEVISRQATINIGTIGHVAHGKSTVVKAISGVQTVRFKNELERNITIKLERLTDSVLRMYRQRSDEREENTFLENMKRAKKRSLFPAMEETPAAKKQKKQGPVEYIIEKIIDFKYESGQEMFYIKWKGWDDSANTWEPIENLDNCPDILKEFAENEELKHYDKMEKLKEEISFEDLLSEKNLVDRMYEVEEAELTKLKASLILKLLTMINLPENEELYVSDLVQETRYTLQLYVSTRRRCRQMMAIKDWEDHLNQVDKAKRLSVENEVDLTGPPENFIYINESIPGAGVTIPNEPPIGCDCVACNCRAKLCCGMQAGLFAYTVQKRLRVAPGTPIYECNKACKCSSECSNRVVQKGRNVKLTIFRTPNGCGWGVRAEQKIKQGQFVCQYVGEVITFEEAEKRGREYDANGLTYLFDLDFNSHENPYVVDACNLGNVSHFINHSCDPNLGVWAVWADCLDPNLPMLALFATRDIEAGEEICFDYLQKCNDNDEELKTPAVPKDCAEDDNACVPSDSEANTATSSASPIKSRFEIQQQNITSLKNRTECKCGAIKCRKFLF; translated from the exons ATGACTTCTAATGAGAGCCAAGCTCGGTCAAACTTGCATCAGCAAGATTTATCTAAACTG GATGTCACTAAATTATCTGCCCTGTCGCCTGAAGTTATATCCAGACAGGCCACTATTAACATCGGAACCATAGGACATGTAGCTCACGGAAAATCTACAGTAGTCAAAGCAATTTCTGGAGTACAGACTGTTAGATTCAAGAATGAATTGGAAAGGAATATTACTATTAAATTGG AACGCCTGACCGACTCAGTGCTAAGAATGTACCGTCAGAGATCAGACGAAAGAGAAGAAAATACATTTCTTGAAAATATGAAAAGAGCCAAAAAAAGATCTTTGTTTCCTGCCATGGAGGAAACACCTGCagccaaaaaacaaaaaaaacaaggaCCAGTAGAgtatattatagaaaaaataaTAGATTTTAAGTATGAATCTGGTCAAGAAATGTTTTACATTAAATGGAAAGGCTGGGATGATAGTGCAAATACATGGGAACCAATTGAGAATCTTGATAACTGCCCTGATATACTTAAAGAATTTGCAGAGAATGAAGAGCTCAAACACTATGATAAAATGGAAAAATTGAAGGAGGAGATTTCTTTTGAGGATTTGCTAAGTGAAAAGAATCTTGTTGATAGAATGTATGAGGTTGAAGAAGCAGAACTTACAAAATTAAAAGCAAGCCTTATACTTAAATTGCTAACCATGATTAATTTACCAGAAAATGAGGAGCTTTATGTATCTGATCTGGTTCAGGAGACAAGATATACACTACAACTCTATGTTTCCACTCGCAGACGATGTAGACAAATGATGGCAATCAAAGACTGGGAAGACCATTTGAACCAAGTCGATAAGGCCAAAAGGCTGTCTGTGGAAAACGAAGTTGACCTTACTGGCCCACCAGAAaactttatttacataaatgagTCAATACCTGGAGCTGGTGTTACTATTCCAAACGAACCACCTATAGGTTGTGATTGTGTCGCTTGCAACTGTAGAGCTAAATTATGTTGTGGTATGCAAGCAGGTCTGTTTGCCTACACAGTCCAAAAAAGACTCCGTGTAGCCCCAGGAACACCAATATATGAATGTAATAAGGCATGCAAATGTTCCTCAGAATGCAGCAACCGTGTAGTACAAAAAGGAAGGAATGTGAAACTCACCATATTTAGAACACCGAATGGTTGCGGATGGGGTGTCAGAGCTGAACAAAAAATCAAACAGGGCCAATTTGTATGCCAGTATGTGGGTGAAGTAATTACATTCGAAGAGGCGGAAAAACGAGGAAGAGAGTATGATGCCAATGGATTGACATATTTATTTGATCTGGATTTTAATTCTCATGAGAATCCTTATGTGGTAGATGCATGCAATTTGGGAAATGTGTCCCATTTTATAAACCATTCATGTGACCCAAACTTAGGGGTGTGGGCAGTATGGGCTGATTGTCTTGATCCAAACCTACCCATGCTAGCTTTGTTTGCTACAAGGGATATTGAAGCCGGGGAAGAAATATGCTTTGACTATTTGCAAAAGTGTAATGACAATGATGAAGAACTGAAGACTCCTGCTGTACCTAAGGACTGTGCTGAAGATGATAATGCCTGTGTTCCGAGTGATTCCGAAGCAAATACGGCCACATCTTCAGCATCTCCCATTAAGTCTCGCTTTGAAATACAGCAACAGAATATAACATCACTCAAAAACCGCACTGAATGTAAATGTGGAGCGATTAAGTGcagaaaatttttattttaa